In the genome of Mycteria americana isolate JAX WOST 10 ecotype Jacksonville Zoo and Gardens chromosome 7, USCA_MyAme_1.0, whole genome shotgun sequence, one region contains:
- the SPSB4 gene encoding SPRY domain-containing SOCS box protein 4 isoform X3: MGQKISGSIKSVDVREPPYRPVKRELRGPDFCKPARLDMLLDMPPARLEVQYKHAWNNEDRSLNIFVKEDDKLTFHRHPVAQSTDCIRGKVGYTRGLHVWQIHWPTRQRGTHAVVGVSTAEAPLHSVGYTSLVGSNSESWGWDLGRNKLYHNCKNQPGVTYPVFLEPDESFVLPDSLLVVLDMDEGTLSFMVDGQYLGVAFRGLKGKKLYPIVSAVWGHCEITMRYVNGLDPSSLKI; encoded by the coding sequence ATGGGCCAGAAAATCTCAGGGAGCATAAAGTCTGTGGATGTGAGGGAGCCCCCTTATAGACCTGTTAAACGAGAGCTGAGAGGCCCGGATTTTTGCAAGCCGGCACGACTGGACATGCTGTTGGATATGCCCCCTGCCAGGCTGGAGGTCCAGTACAAACATGCTTGGAACAATGAAGATCGCTccttaaatatatttgtaaaggaAGATGATAAACTGACTTTTCATAGACACCCAGTTGCCCAAAGCACAGATTGCATCCGGGGCAAAGTCGGCTACACGAGAGGCCTGCACGTCTGGCAAATCCACTGGCCCACGAGGCAGCGGGGAACTCATGCTGTGGTGGGCGTCTCCACCGCCGAAGCTCCGCTGCACTCGGTGGGATACACGTCGCTGGTTGGTAGCAATAGTGAATCGTGGGGCTGGGATCTGGGACGCAACAAACTCTACCACAATTGTAAAAACCAGCCTGGGGTCACGTATCCTGTCTTTTTGGAACCGGATGAGTCTTTTGTACTCCCAGACTCCTTACTGGTGGTTTTGGACATGGATGAAGGGACGCTTAGCTTCATGGTAGATGGACAGTATCTTGGAGTGGCCTTCAGGggactaaaagggaaaaaactttACCCCATAGTCAGTGCAGTTTGGGGGCACTGTGAAATTACAATGAGATACGTCAACGGACTTGACC
- the SPSB4 gene encoding SPRY domain-containing SOCS box protein 4 isoform X2, with product MGQKISGSIKSVDVREPPYRPVKRELRGPDFCKPARLDMLLDMPPARLEVQYKHAWNNEDRSLNIFVKEDDKLTFHRHPVAQSTDCIRGKVGYTRGLHVWQIHWPTRQRGTHAVVGVSTAEAPLHSVGYTSLVGSNSESWGWDLGRNKLYHNCKNQPGVTYPVFLEPDESFVLPDSLLVVLDMDEGTLSFMVDGQYLGVAFRGLKGKKLYPIVSAVWGHCEITMRYVNGLDRPSEAAVDPQESGSSGQILLSAVLLKESSVP from the exons ATGGGCCAGAAAATCTCAGGGAGCATAAAGTCTGTGGATGTGAGGGAGCCCCCTTATAGACCTGTTAAACGAGAGCTGAGAGGCCCGGATTTTTGCAAGCCGGCACGACTGGACATGCTGTTGGATATGCCCCCTGCCAGGCTGGAGGTCCAGTACAAACATGCTTGGAACAATGAAGATCGCTccttaaatatatttgtaaaggaAGATGATAAACTGACTTTTCATAGACACCCAGTTGCCCAAAGCACAGATTGCATCCGGGGCAAAGTCGGCTACACGAGAGGCCTGCACGTCTGGCAAATCCACTGGCCCACGAGGCAGCGGGGAACTCATGCTGTGGTGGGCGTCTCCACCGCCGAAGCTCCGCTGCACTCGGTGGGATACACGTCGCTGGTTGGTAGCAATAGTGAATCGTGGGGCTGGGATCTGGGACGCAACAAACTCTACCACAATTGTAAAAACCAGCCTGGGGTCACGTATCCTGTCTTTTTGGAACCGGATGAGTCTTTTGTACTCCCAGACTCCTTACTGGTGGTTTTGGACATGGATGAAGGGACGCTTAGCTTCATGGTAGATGGACAGTATCTTGGAGTGGCCTTCAGGggactaaaagggaaaaaactttACCCCATAGTCAGTGCAGTTTGGGGGCACTGTGAAATTACAATGAGATACGTCAACGGACTTGACC GACCCTCAGAAGCAGCTGTGGATCCCCAAGAATCTGGGAGCTCAGGTCAAATACTACTTTCAGCAGTTCTTCTGAAAGAGAGCTCTGTTCCTTAG